The DNA window CCCGCTGTTGGTCTATATTGAGCCTTATGCCTCCTCCACCAGTGAGTTAGTGGCTGAACTGCTGGAATATCAAAGTGACGAGATGGAGATGAGCCGTTTGGAGGCGACCGCCATGCTGGCCGGCATCGTGGTGGACACCAACAATTTTGCCATGCGCACCGGTTCCCGTACGTTTGATGCTGCCGCTTATCTCAGGCGGCATGGTGCTGACCCGGTTTTGGTGCAAAAAATCCTCAAGGAAGAAAAAGAACAGTTTATTAAGCGCAGCCGCATTGTGGAACGGGCTGAAATCTACCGTGGCAAAATCGCAATTGCCATCGGTGAAGCCGATGAGCGCTATGGCCAAGTGTTGTTGGCCCAGGCGGCCGATACTCTGCTGACCCTGGATGATGTGGTTGCTTCTTTTGTCCTGTGTGAACGGGAAGATGGCCAAGTGGTAATCAGCGCCCGCTCATTAGGGGAAATCAATGTGCAGGTCATCATGGAAAAAATGCATGGCGGCGGTCACTTGACCAATGCGGCCACCCAGCTGGAAGACATCACGGTGGAGGATGCGGTAAAATGGTTAAAAGAGGTCATCGATGACTATTTGGAAGGGGGAAGAGGAACATGAAAGTGATTTTACAACAGGATGTCAAAGGGGTAGGCAAGAAAGGGGAAGTCAAGGAGGTTTCCGACGGTTACGCCCGCAACTTCCTGCTCAAACAGAACCTGGCCGTTGAAGCCACACCGGGGAACATGAAAGCGCTGAAGAAAAAGAAACAAAGTGAACAAAAGAAAGCAGAGGAAGAGCTGCGCCAGGCCCAAGAGCTGGCAGCCAAGCTGGAAAAAGAAACTGTCACTTTAACGGCCAAAGCAGGGGAAGGCGGCAAGCTGTTCGGTTCCATTACGAATAAACAGATTGCTGAGCAGCTGAAGAAAATGAATTATAAAATTGAGAAGCGCAAAATTGTACTGGATGAACCCATTCGCTCTTTAGGAGTTA is part of the Caldalkalibacillus uzonensis genome and encodes:
- the rplI gene encoding 50S ribosomal protein L9; the protein is MKVILQQDVKGVGKKGEVKEVSDGYARNFLLKQNLAVEATPGNMKALKKKKQSEQKKAEEELRQAQELAAKLEKETVTLTAKAGEGGKLFGSITNKQIAEQLKKMNYKIEKRKIVLDEPIRSLGVTHVPVKLHPEVTATLKVHVVEQS